CGCCCAGGCAGCCGCCTGTGAGCAATATAGAGCAAAATTTTCACTGTTCAGGCTATCGCGAACATGCGGTACCATGCAAAATATCTGCGCCAGAAAGCACAGCGGTGCACAAAATGGCACCAGCACATTGTGCTAAGCCGCGCATAGAGCGTCAAAAGCGATGGTTGTTGACTGTCGCATGTATTGGAGCAACCCGATGAAACGGCTTTTGCCCTTCCAGGGCTGGCGGCTGTATTTCTTCCAGGGCATCGTGATCGCGCTGTTCCTGGTATTTAGTTTACGGCTCTACCAATTGCAATTCATCGATTATGAAACCTACGAAGCGGATGCCAACGAGAACCGCCTCAGCGCGCTGCCGCTTTCGACAAGTCGAGGCGTCATCCGTGATCGTGATGGCACCCGCCTCGCATTTAATGTGCCGGCTTATAACGTCACGATTGTGCCGGCGGAACTGCCTAGCGACGAAGATACAGTGCTGGAAATCTACAACAAGCTATCTGCCCTGGTTGGCGTCCCACCAACTGCGGAAATCGCCCGCAGCGAAGGCAATGACGTCATCTCCATTGAAGAAATGGTGCAGACAGGCGAAGGCTTCCGTCCATTTAGCCCCGTGACGATTGCCACTGACGTACCCCGACGCGTCATGATTGAAATTCTAGAAGACCGCATCTTCATGCCGGGTGTTGATATCCAGACGGTCAGTGTGCGTGAATATCCTACAGGCGCGACAACAGCCCACATCATCGGCTATATGGGCCCTATCGCAGAAGATGAAGCGGCAGAACTCCGTGAACAGGGTTACGATCCCGCTTATGACCGCATTGGCTACGAAGGCATCGAAAGATACCTGCAAAGTGAATTGGCTGGTGCCCGTGGTGAAGAACTGCGCGAAGTCGATGTTGCGGGCGAAGTGATTAACGTCATCGAACGGCGCGAATCAGAGCCTGGGCAGAGCGTCCGACTGACTATCGACACCGATTTACAGGCCGCTGCTGAAACAGCTCTTCTGCGTATGCTGCAATACCGGAACGAAAATCCGCAGGGGTGGAAGGGCCTGAGTAACCAGGGTGTCGTCGTGGCATTGAACCCGCAAACCGGGGAAGTCCTCGCGCTGGTAAGCTGGCCGACCTTCGATAATACACGTTTTGCGCGTTCCATTGACTATGAATACTACCTGGACATCACAGCGGACCCGGCCCGCCCTCTCGTCAACAATGCGATTAAGGGCCTTTACCCGCCAGGGTCTGTTTTTAAGCTGATTACAGCGGCAGGCGTCGCGGAAGAAAACGTCATCGACCCGATGCAAAACCTGCGTGACGAAGGCTCCTTGCTGCTAGAAAATCGCTATGCTCCCAACGATCCGGCGGCGGCGCAGCGTTTCGTCTGCTGGTTACCCGGCGGGCATGGATCTGTCAACTTGATCGAATCTATCGCCTGGAGCTGCGACGTCTACTTCTATCAGGTCGGTGGTGGCAACTCCAACATTTCAGAATCCGTGTTAAAGAGCGGTGGTCTGGGCATTGATGGCCTGTTCCGCTATGCCACAGCGACAGGCATTGGCTCTGAATTGGGGATTGAGCTTCCCTTCGAAAATCCAGGCCGTATGCCAGACCCGGATTGGAAACGTCGTAACTACGGTCAGGCATGGTCTACCGGCGACACATACAATGCGGCGTTCGGCCAGGGTTATGTTACAGTGACGCCGCTTCAGTTGGCTTCGCAGGTAGCATCGCTCATCAATGGCGGCACGCTCTACCAGCCAACGCTAATCCGCGAATTCCTGGATGAAGAAGGGAACGTCCTCAACCCCTTCGAACCGATGGTTTTACGAAGCGTCAATCTGGATAATGTCCCTGCTAATGAGCCACTGACCCTGCTCATGGTGGAAGATATGCTCTTAAAGGGGCCTTCCAGCCTATCGTGTATCTGTGAATCCACAAGCGACTTTTACGACCCTGCCCGGTGTGATCCTGAAGGCTACCGGAACACCGTCAATGTCGGCGACACCTTCGCCCCTGTCGAGCGAGAATATAAGGTGCATATCCCTTATAACTATAACTTCACAAGTGCTGTATGCCAGCCTGTGCGCTTCCCGCCGACAATCAGCCCTTATGACCCGGCTTTCGTGAGCACGGAATCACTGGGTTATGTGCGTCAGGGGACCCTGGAAGCCGTCTACGGAGAAGGTGGTACAGCTTCAGCGGCGGCATTAGATTATACAATCGTCGCAGGTAAAACGGGCACAGCCGAGTACTGTGATGATATTGCGCGCCCACTTGGCTATTGTGTTCAGGGTTCCTGGCCTGCGCATGCGTGGTATGCAGGTTATGCGCCCTTCGAAGACCCTGAAATTCTCATCGTCGCCTTTGTCTATAATGGGGGTGAAGGGTCTAGCGTGGCGCTGCCAGTTGTGAGAGAAACAATGGACGCTTACTTCCAGCTCAAAAATAATGCCGCTGCAGGGCAAGACCGAGAGATTGATCTGGGCGACCTGATTACGCCAACAGATACAACGAATACAACAACAGGACCTACAGAAACCACATCAGATACATCATCTATCGATACTGCGCCGACTGATACCGCACCCTAGGACACCGCCCTATATGGTCATCTCAGAAACACAAACTCCCCGTACACAGCTTATCCTTTACTGGATACCGCCGCTGGTCGCAGGGCTAGCGGCCTTCCTGCTGTTGGTCACCCTTGGTGGCACCCCCATTATCCGCTCCGGGGGGTTAGCCCTGGTCATCGTCGGGGTCAGCCTGGGGTTACGCCGTATGGGCGCGGTACTTTCTATCATTGGTGGTATGACGCTGCTTTTCATACCGGCTTTCTGGGTGCAGAGTGGTGGGCCAGAAGGCGACCTGGCGACGATTGTCATTGCGCTGATCGTCGCCGCTGTTGCCGTCCTGGCTGGTATCGTCGTCGTGCGCCGCCCGGCCTTGGGCCTGGGGATTGGCGTTATCGTCTTTGCAGGGTTGTTCTTCAGCCAGATTGGCACCCCCCAGAGCTTGCGTCTAACGGGCTTTGTCGTCGGTTGGTTGTTGTTCCTGATGATCGATATGCTGCTCATCACAAACCCCCACCCTGGCGATAGTGCACCGCTTATCATGCGTATCCGGGGTATGGAAACCAGCCATGCTCGCGACGATGGCTCTCATAGTGCCCAGCCCTATCACACATTGGGCATGCTGATGCTCTTCACAGTCGGCATCTTAAACGACCCCCTGCTTGTTTTACTGGCCCCCGCTATTATCCTCAGCCTGACCCTGACACGAACACGCCTTGCCCGCTGGTATTGGGTTATCTTGTTCGTCGTCATCCTGATTGCCGTCCGCAGCTTTTTAATTGAATATATCGATATGCGCTCTTATTGGTTCGTCTTTGACCAGTGGCGACAAGCTTCTCGCTGGTTCAATGTGGTCAACACGATTATCGACCAGTTTTCTATCGTTGGCGTCGTGCTGAGCGTCCTGGGCATCTCTCGTTTGGCACGCTGGTACCCACCGCTTGGCGTGGTGACGATGTTTGGTTATGGGGCTTTTGCCTTCTTCGGGTTGGTTTATATTGGGCCAAATCGTGCCATCTTGCTCATGCCCATGTTCATCATCCAGATCACCTGGATGACATATGCTGTTTTCGCAATAGGCGAATGGGCCAAGAAGAGCCTACCCGCCTATACGCCTTACCAGAGCTGGGTGATTTATGCGGCTTATGGACTGCTCCCACTGAATATGCTTGCACAAATCCTGAATGTGGTAAACTGACAGTTACTATTACAACAAATTTTCAAGTCTGAATAGCACGACACCAAAAAAGAAGTATATTTATAGATAACAGCGTCGTAACATTGGCCGTACGCGGCTGCGGGCTGGCAAGTGAGGAAGAACTTTGAGCATCATGACAAATAATGATCAAATCGCCATCAAAGGCAATAAAGAAGGCCTACTCATCATGCTCAGCCCAACGGAAGAGTGGCTTGGAATTACGCAGGACCTCGCGCAGAAGCTGGATGAACAGAGCAGCTTTTTTAGTGGGGCAAAAGTCACAGTTGATGTAGGGGCACGCCCTGTCCCTAAGTATGAACTCAGTTCGCTGAAGGCTTTGCTAGAACGCCGTGGTATGCTGCTTTCACTTGTACGCAGCGAAAGCGCCACCACCCTGGCTTCTGCTCAGGCGCTTGATGTCCGTACACAGGCGATTGATACCACGTTCATGGATGATGATACCCTGCCCACACGGGACCGAGATGATACGGATACGGGCGACACACCTATCGATTCAGAAGAAGCCGGGACCCAGGGTGTCATGGTCAAGAGGACCTTACGCTCTGGACGGACAATCCACAGTAAAGGTCATGTCATCGTATTTGGCGATGTCAACCCAGGGGCTAAGATCGTCGCCGCCGGGGATATTATCATATGGGGCAAACTGCGCGGGACTGTCCATGCCGGGGCGGAAGGTGATGATAGCGTCGTCATCTGCGCGTTGGATATGAACCCAAATCAATTGCGCATCGCCGGGCATATTGTGACTTCGCCGAAAGATCATA
The Phototrophicus methaneseepsis DNA segment above includes these coding regions:
- the minC gene encoding septum site-determining protein MinC; translated protein: MTNNDQIAIKGNKEGLLIMLSPTEEWLGITQDLAQKLDEQSSFFSGAKVTVDVGARPVPKYELSSLKALLERRGMLLSLVRSESATTLASAQALDVRTQAIDTTFMDDDTLPTRDRDDTDTGDTPIDSEEAGTQGVMVKRTLRSGRTIHSKGHVIVFGDVNPGAKIVAAGDIIIWGKLRGTVHAGAEGDDSVVICALDMNPNQLRIAGHIVTSPKDHNRQVMPEVAFVRNNQIVVEAWTT
- a CDS encoding penicillin-binding protein 2, which codes for MKRLLPFQGWRLYFFQGIVIALFLVFSLRLYQLQFIDYETYEADANENRLSALPLSTSRGVIRDRDGTRLAFNVPAYNVTIVPAELPSDEDTVLEIYNKLSALVGVPPTAEIARSEGNDVISIEEMVQTGEGFRPFSPVTIATDVPRRVMIEILEDRIFMPGVDIQTVSVREYPTGATTAHIIGYMGPIAEDEAAELREQGYDPAYDRIGYEGIERYLQSELAGARGEELREVDVAGEVINVIERRESEPGQSVRLTIDTDLQAAAETALLRMLQYRNENPQGWKGLSNQGVVVALNPQTGEVLALVSWPTFDNTRFARSIDYEYYLDITADPARPLVNNAIKGLYPPGSVFKLITAAGVAEENVIDPMQNLRDEGSLLLENRYAPNDPAAAQRFVCWLPGGHGSVNLIESIAWSCDVYFYQVGGGNSNISESVLKSGGLGIDGLFRYATATGIGSELGIELPFENPGRMPDPDWKRRNYGQAWSTGDTYNAAFGQGYVTVTPLQLASQVASLINGGTLYQPTLIREFLDEEGNVLNPFEPMVLRSVNLDNVPANEPLTLLMVEDMLLKGPSSLSCICESTSDFYDPARCDPEGYRNTVNVGDTFAPVEREYKVHIPYNYNFTSAVCQPVRFPPTISPYDPAFVSTESLGYVRQGTLEAVYGEGGTASAAALDYTIVAGKTGTAEYCDDIARPLGYCVQGSWPAHAWYAGYAPFEDPEILIVAFVYNGGEGSSVALPVVRETMDAYFQLKNNAAAGQDREIDLGDLITPTDTTNTTTGPTETTSDTSSIDTAPTDTAP